The following proteins are co-located in the Bubalus bubalis isolate 160015118507 breed Murrah chromosome 21, NDDB_SH_1, whole genome shotgun sequence genome:
- the ZNF662 gene encoding LOW QUALITY PROTEIN: zinc finger protein 662 (The sequence of the model RefSeq protein was modified relative to this genomic sequence to represent the inferred CDS: deleted 3 bases in 2 codons; substituted 2 bases at 2 genomic stop codons): MGTDDICSSVFSFQRVLKSEKDHFILKENIHEQAQDHMLLLSGPQFCGSQEFWFGKTCEEEKSTVGRWPDYLNRASVENTTRDITAVIVKDEIILVEERSEDADVNTHLVHQESLSEEAFYVREECGKCFDQKEDFDQHQRVHNGQKVYGCKECRKNFSFRSLCIVHQRIHTGTKPCLCQECAKAFGWKSNLIQHRRIHTREKPFECKECGKGFSQNTSHTQCQIWLLHTREKPYTCKRCGDSFTWNAVLLQLQRIHTREKLYECKGFKKGFMWNLGLARHPWVHTGEKPRECIDCEESFICEAHLTCYQRIHTGERPXTCNNCGEAFTXNSVLIMYQRCCAGEKPYNRSTSHLLEQ; the protein is encoded by the exons ATGGGTACTGATGACATTTGCAgctctgttttctcctttcaGAGGGTGTTGAAGAGTGAGAAAGATCATTTCATCCTGAAGGAGAACATTCACGAGCAGGCACAGGACCACATGTTGCTATTGAGTGGACCCCAGTTCTGTGGCTCCCAGGAATTCTGGTTTGGAAAAACCTGTGAAGAGGAGAAAAGCACTGTAGGGAGATGGCCTGACTAC CTAAATAGGGCAAGTGTGGAGAACACTACACGTGACATCACGGCAGTGATTGTCAAAGATGAGATAATCTTAGTAGAAGAGCGTTCAGAGGATGCCGATGTTAACACCCATCTTGTACATCAGGAAAGCCTCAGTGAAGAGGCGTTCTATGTACGTGAAGAATGTGGCAAGTGTTTTGATCAAAAGGAAGACTTTGATCAACATCAGAGAGTTCATAATGGACAGAAGGTGTATGGATGTAAGGAATGTAGGAAGAATTTCAGTTTTAGATCACTTTGCATTGTACATCAGAGGATTCACACTGGGACGAAACCATGCCTATGTCAAGAATGTGCTAAAGCCTTCGGTTGGAAGTCAAACCTGATTCAGCACCGGAGAATTCACACCAGAGAGAAACCCTTTGAgtgtaaggaatgtgggaaggGCTTTAGTCAGAACACAAGCCATACACAATGTCAG ATATGGCTTCTCCATACCAGGGAGAAGCCATATACCTGTAAGAGATGTGGGGATAGTTTTACTTGGAATGCAGTCCTTCTTCAACTTCAGAGAATTCACACTAGGGAGAAACTTTATGAATGTAAGGGCTTTAAGAAAGGCTTCATGTGGAACTTGGGTCTCGCTCGGCACCCCTGGGtccacactggagagaagcctcGTGAATGTATTGACTGTGAGGAAAGCTTTATTTGCGAGGCACATCTCACTTGTTATCAGAGAATCCATACTGGGGAAAGACCCTAGACATGTAACAACTGTGGGGAAGCCTTCACTTAGAATTCTGTTTTGATTATGTATCAGAGGTGCTGtgctggagagaaaccctataaCCGTTCGACTTCTCACCTTCTTGAACAATAG